One segment of Salvia splendens isolate huo1 chromosome 20, SspV2, whole genome shotgun sequence DNA contains the following:
- the LOC121782684 gene encoding pentatricopeptide repeat-containing protein At1g63330-like, whose product MFFCIIHLLPKRKRWFFPLSHLMSVSTSCCAAQDTGFSSDDNVLLESSENGELQRRMQRHAASGCITKALETLNLMRNNGPGKPSTYDYNAMIRYFLKSGSVAFDELFEVYSGMKRFGPSPNLLTYQTLLNGFISVGRSKDAMYITDEMMACGFSPSFTILSKLFKKLLKTESVVDAVLLLEIMLSVNYIPSQYDISVLIQGLCHVGMVQVATSLFVKISGKGYFCGGIIYNPILWALCKSSQTCGALAFFGFLEKKGFVRSVYSYTALVYGFSKDRQWREAFLCLEEMENVGCKPSLVTYTVLIKFLCDDGKVDVALNLLEKMEERGYNPDLVVYNIVLREFCTQGRVGDVYDLIQLIDQKGLSPDMYTHAALAGGMLKRGNVEFVNKLLLNIILRHCSVDTAVYNIYLHSMCCDSNTGEALSLMQSLMEKGFRPTNRSYNIILKGLCKERKFYEAFKLFDCILWPSNGPDLISLNTVLSAACKLGNSDIVQRILWQMEHEGINLDVVSLTSLIQYYCTVGKITDCLKLVESMVINGPRPNTVTMNTLLIGLCKNHLLGLAERFFNYFKQIGVPADTTTYNILIRAFIHEGNDLMVDELLREMSSHKLRPDLGTYSCFVYALCRRGKIALVLHLRNQLRENGIPPNLFIYNTIMKAMFMKGMFWEIIDLLQDMYMDGCQPNEGSYKLLKGAKLKGWMKGSPQALQMRVFGMFGKLS is encoded by the coding sequence ATGTTCTTTTGCATTATTCATCTTTTACccaaaagaaaaagatggttTTTTCCGTTATCCCACTTAATGAGTGTTTCCACTTCTTGCTGTGCTGCTCAAGATACTGGTTTCTCATCAGATGACAATGTGCTGCTGGAGTCGAGCGAAAATGGAGAGTTGCAGCGAAGAATGCAGCGGCATGCTGCCTCGGGGTGCATTACCAAAGCCCTTGAGACCCTGAACCTTATGAGGAATAATGGTCCTGGTAAACCTTCCACTTATGACTATAATGCTATGATCAGGTACTTCTTAAAGTCGGGTAGTGTGGCGTTCGATGAGTTATTTGAGGTTTACAGTGGGATGAAAAGATTTGGTCCAAGCCCGAATCTGTTAACTTATCAAACACTCTTGAATGGGTTCATTTCTGTTGGAAGATCAAAAGATGCAATGTATATTACAGACGAGATGATGGCGTGTGGGTTTTCCCCTTCGTTTACAATTCTGTCAAAGTTGTTCAAGAAGCTACTGAAAACAGAAAGTGTAGTTGATGCTGTTTTGTTGCTTGAGATTATGTTGAGTGTCAACTATATTCCAAGTCAGTATGATATAAGTGTCTTGATCCAAGGTCTTTGCCATGTAGGGATGGTTCAGGTGGCAACTTCATTGTTTGTGAAAATTTCGGGAAAGGGCTACTTTTGTGGGGGGATTATTTATAATCCCATACTCTGGGCTTTATGTAAATCCAGTCAAACTTGTGGCGCATTAGCATTTTTTGGTTTCTTAGAAAAGAAGGGATTCGTACGATCTGTTTACTCTTATACTGCATTGGTTTATGGTTTTAGTAAGGATAGGCAGTGGCGTGAAGCTTTTCTCTGTTTAGAGGAAATGGAAAATGTTGGTTGTAAGCCTAGTCTGGTCACTTATACAGTACTTATTAAGTTTCTCTGTGATGACGGGAAAGTTGATGTGGCACTGAACCTTTTGGAAAAGATGGAAGAGAGAGGATATAACCCTGACTTAGTTGTATACAACATAGTTCTCCGTGAGTTTTGCACTCAAGGTAGAGTAGGTGATGTTTATGATCTTATTCAACTTATTGATCAAAAGGGCTTGTCACCTGACATGTATACTCATGCCGCATTAGCTGGAGGCATGTTGAAAAGGGGCAATGTGGAGTTCGTCAATAAGTTGTTGCTCAATATTATACTAAGGCACTGTTCTGTAGATACTGCCGTTTACAACATATATCTGCATTCGATGTGTTGTGATAGTAATACTGGAGAAGCTTTGTCCTTGATGCAGAGTCTGATGGAAAAGGGTTTTAGACCTACTAATAGATCATACAACATAATTCTTAAGGGATTGTGCAAAGAGAGAAAATTTTACGAAGCTTTCAAGTTATTTGATTGTATCTTGTGGCCTAGCAATGGCCCTGACTTGATTTCCTTGAATACAGTTTTGTCTGCTGCATGTAAACTAGGAAATTCAGACATTGTTCAGAGAATTTTGTGGCAGATGGAACATGAAGGAATAAACCTCGACGTTGTGAGCTTAACATCTCTGATTCAGTATTATTGTACAGTTGGCAAAATAACAGACTGCTTAAAGCTCGTGGAGTCCATGGTGATCAATGGTCCCAGGCCTAATACAGTCACTATGAACACCCTTCTTATTGGACTCTGCAAGAATCATCTACTTGGATTAGCAGAAAGATTTTTCAACTATTTTAAACAGATTGGAGTTCCGGCTGATACGACTACATACAATATTCTAATCCGCGCTTTCATACATGAAGGAAATGATTTGATGGTAGATGAGCTCTTGAGGGAAATGTCCAGCCATAAATTGAGGCCGGATCTTGGCACCTACAGTTGCTTCGTGTATGCCTTATGTAGAAGAGGCAAAATTGCACTTGTCCTTCATCTGCGAAACCAATTGCGAGAGAATGGCATCCCTCCTAATCTCTTCATTTACAACACAATAATGAAAGCAATGTTCATGAAAGGAATGTTCTGGGAAATCATCGATCTGCTCCAGGACATGTACATGGATGGATGTCAACCTAATGAAGGATCTTATAAACTATTGAAAGGAGCGAAGTTAAAAGGTTGGATGAAGGGTTCCCCTCAAGCTTTACAAATGAGAGTATTTGGTATGTTTGGTAAATTGTCCTGA